In one Alnus glutinosa chromosome 12, dhAlnGlut1.1, whole genome shotgun sequence genomic region, the following are encoded:
- the LOC133851480 gene encoding LOW QUALITY PROTEIN: cathepsin B-like protease 3 (The sequence of the model RefSeq protein was modified relative to this genomic sequence to represent the inferred CDS: substituted 2 bases at 2 genomic stop codons), translated as MSYLVSSLLVLVAISGFHPQVIAVKPVPSIKLNSRILQESIVKQINEDPKAGWEAAMNPQFSNYTVGQFKYLLGVKPTPRKDLWNTPLITHPKSFKLPSSFDARIAWPQCSTIGRILGXLLCWFXYFVCWVFMFQGHCGSCWAFGAVESLTDRFCIHFGMNISLSVNDLLACCGFMCGSGCDGGYPIYAWRYFVHHGVVTEECDPYFDDIGCSHPGCEPAYPTPNCVRKCVDKNQLWRDSKHYGVSAYRINSDPYSIMAEVYKNGPVEVSFTVYEDFAHYKSGVYKHVAGDVMGGHAVKLIGWGATASGEDYWLLANQWNRSWGDDGYFMIRRGMNECGIEEDVVAGLPSSKNLLREVATVDGVADVSV; from the exons ATGTCGTATTTGGTGTCTTCTTTATTAGTTTTGGTGGCCATTTCCGGCTTCCATCCCCAG GTCATTGCAGTCAAACCGGTTCCCAGTATCAAACTTAACTCTCGTATTCTTcag GAGTCAATAGTTAAACAGATAAACGAGGACCCTAAGGCTGGATGGGAAGCTGCCATGAATCCTCAATTCTCTAATTATACT GTTGGGCAATTTAAGTACCTTCTTGGAGTCAAACCAACACCTCGAAAGGATTTGTGGAATACCCCTCTTATAACTCATCCAAAATCCTTTAAATTGCCAAGTAGTTTTGATGCGAGAATTGCTTGGCCACAATGTAGCACAATTGGAAGAATTCTAGGTTAGTTACTTTGTTGGTTCTAGTATTTTGTC tgttGGGTTTTTATGTTTCAGGGTCACTGTGGTTCTTGTTGGGCGTTTGGTGCTGTTGAATCACTAACAGATCGTTTTTGCATCCATTTTGGCATG AATATATCTCTATCTGTCAATGATCTATTAGCATGCTGTGGGTTTATGTGTGGAAGTGGTTGTGATGGGGGGTATCCAATTTATGCTTGGCGATACTTTGTCCACCACGGTGTTGTAACTGAAGAG TGTGACCCATACTTTGACGATATTGGCTGTTCCCACCCTGGCTGTGAGCCTGCATATCCTACTCCCAACTGCGTAAGGAAGTGTGTAGATAAGAACCAGCTATGGAGGGATTCAAAGCACTATGGTGTTAGTGCATATAGAATCAACTCTGATCCCTACAGTATTATGGCAGAAGTTTATAAGAATGGACCAGTTGAGGTCTCCTTCACTGTTTATGAG GATTTTGCTCATTACAAATCTGGAGTTTACAAACACGTTGCAGGTGATGTAATGGGAGGTCATGCCGTTAAGCTAATTGGATGGGGGGCAACTGCTTCCGGAGAGGACTATTGG CTTCTTGCGAATCAGTGGAATAGAAGCTGGGGTGAT GATGGTTATTTCATGATCAGAAGAGGGATGAACGAGTGTGGTATTGAAGAGGACGTGGTTGCTGGTTTGCCTTCATCCAAAAATCTTTTAAGAGAAGTTGCAACTGTGGATGGTGTTGCAGATGTTTCAGTCTGA